A genomic stretch from uncultured Pseudodesulfovibrio sp. includes:
- a CDS encoding pentapeptide repeat-containing protein codes for MVNPEHLAILEQGVNAWNQWRDENPETIPDLMEAELRKAKLQWVNLKNAKLQGAKLQEAELQYAELQRAKLQGAYLSHATLQEATASQARFEHAHLNESNLQNTDLRWTNFTNANLSGSQLMQADLFEAKLSYANLERALLQGADIRSSNWERTSICGIQFDNHMKCIGSHVSNCVGSQQFIRHVMDLGYIEEFKEKHPNWHYLWAVSSDCGRSWVRLFGCCLFIIYFFWAIFNLFPNIQHPLYASIMAFTCFGFIDATNRSSQELFFICFESLAGYVMLGCLVSLIASKMARRS; via the coding sequence ATGGTAAATCCAGAACACCTGGCAATCTTGGAACAAGGCGTTAATGCATGGAACCAGTGGCGGGATGAAAATCCTGAAACAATACCAGATCTTATGGAAGCCGAACTTCGAAAAGCTAAACTTCAATGGGTAAATCTCAAAAACGCAAAACTTCAAGGTGCTAAGCTACAGGAGGCAGAGCTTCAATATGCAGAACTTCAGAGAGCAAAGCTGCAAGGAGCATATCTATCTCATGCAACACTCCAAGAAGCTACGGCTTCTCAAGCTAGATTTGAGCACGCACACCTTAACGAATCAAATCTTCAAAACACAGATCTTCGATGGACAAACTTTACAAACGCAAACCTCAGCGGATCACAACTGATGCAGGCAGACCTCTTTGAGGCAAAGCTATCTTACGCCAATCTGGAAAGAGCACTCCTTCAAGGGGCTGATATTAGGAGCTCTAACTGGGAAAGAACCTCAATTTGCGGCATACAATTTGATAATCACATGAAGTGTATTGGCTCCCACGTATCCAACTGTGTCGGAAGCCAGCAGTTCATTCGCCATGTGATGGATTTGGGTTACATTGAAGAGTTTAAAGAAAAACATCCGAACTGGCACTATTTGTGGGCGGTATCTTCAGATTGTGGACGATCTTGGGTAAGACTTTTTGGATGTTGCCTATTTATTATATATTTTTTCTGGGCTATTTTTAATTTATTCCCGAACATACAACATCCTCTCTATGCCAGCATTATGGCTTTTACCTGTTTTGGATTTATCGATGCAACCAACCGATCATCCCAAGAGCTATTTTTCATATGCTTTGAGAGCTTAGCCGGATACGTAATGCTCGGTTGCCTAGTATCCTTAATAGCAAGCAAAATGGCACGAAGAAGCTAA
- a CDS encoding PH domain-containing protein has translation MRFKRNQLLEKELKMGLLDGILGNATEISVEDIEQELSPILSDHEHVERAFKVLRDMYIFTSGRLILIDKQGLTGKKVDYLSIPYRSISTFSVESAGHFDLESELTLWVSGRHDPIKKELKKGSDVVGIQKLLANKILK, from the coding sequence ATGCGCTTTAAGCGCAATCAACTTTTGGAAAAGGAACTGAAAATGGGATTGTTGGACGGGATTTTAGGGAATGCCACCGAAATAAGTGTCGAGGACATCGAGCAGGAACTTTCCCCAATTTTAAGTGATCACGAGCACGTCGAGCGCGCCTTCAAGGTTTTGCGCGATATGTATATCTTCACCTCCGGTCGGTTGATTCTTATCGACAAGCAGGGGCTGACCGGCAAAAAAGTCGATTATCTTTCCATTCCTTACCGTTCCATATCAACCTTCAGTGTCGAGTCCGCAGGTCACTTCGATCTCGAATCAGAACTCACCCTCTGGGTTTCCGGGCGCCACGATCCCATCAAGAAGGAACTTAAAAAAGGCAGCGATGTGGTCGGTATTCAGAAACTACTGGCGAACAAAATTTTGAAATAA
- a CDS encoding DUF2975 domain-containing protein → MNERIQKFAKFFRAIFFIALILSPLIVGSIWLTGGEIMVFGDEDPGLAIQMLTEDFGMDAEYMPAFPLAWSIRLLGLAVDMIPTAIGMLSLWWLVRLFSCFAAGEIFTQNTVTYIRRTGWTMLIGVCVGPIHEALMTVVLTMHNSPGNRLVSITLDSANIEELIIAGVIILVSWIMEEGRKLREVNELTV, encoded by the coding sequence ATGAACGAACGTATTCAGAAATTTGCCAAATTTTTCCGCGCTATATTCTTTATTGCCCTTATCCTGAGTCCGCTGATTGTTGGAAGCATTTGGCTAACTGGCGGCGAGATCATGGTTTTCGGCGACGAAGACCCTGGCTTGGCTATTCAGATGCTGACTGAGGATTTCGGCATGGATGCAGAGTATATGCCGGCCTTCCCGTTGGCTTGGAGCATTCGTCTGCTTGGGCTGGCTGTCGATATGATCCCAACGGCTATCGGCATGCTTTCCTTGTGGTGGCTTGTGCGACTGTTCAGCTGTTTTGCTGCGGGCGAGATCTTCACACAAAACACCGTTACCTATATCCGGCGTACAGGCTGGACCATGCTGATTGGTGTGTGTGTCGGTCCAATACATGAGGCATTGATGACAGTTGTGTTGACCATGCACAATTCTCCGGGGAATCGCCTGGTTTCCATAACATTGGATTCGGCCAACATTGAAGAATTGATCATTGCAGGCGTCATCATTCTGGTAAGCTGGATCATGGAAGAAGGCCGTAAGCTTCGCGAAGTAAATGAGCTGACGGTCTAG
- a CDS encoding helix-turn-helix transcriptional regulator — protein MGIIIDLDVMLAKRKTSSKELAEAVGITPQNLSILKTGKAKAIRFTTLDAICKHLDCQPGDILRFETDELEEQQ, from the coding sequence ATGGGCATTATTATTGACCTCGACGTCATGTTGGCAAAACGCAAAACCAGTTCAAAGGAACTGGCGGAAGCCGTGGGTATCACCCCCCAGAACCTCTCCATCCTGAAAACCGGCAAGGCCAAGGCAATTCGATTCACCACGCTGGACGCCATCTGCAAACATCTGGACTGTCAGCCCGGTGATATCCTGCGCTTTGAAACTGATGAATTGGAAGAACAACAGTAA